In one window of Camelina sativa cultivar DH55 chromosome 15, Cs, whole genome shotgun sequence DNA:
- the LOC109129140 gene encoding uncharacterized protein LOC109129140 — translation MGSYLGVPESLGGSKTKVFSYVRDCLQSRTNGWTAKQLSRGGKEVMIKSVATTLWRLIEAPESLFAWVFKDRYYRNSNPMDPIRSYSPSYGWQSIVSARSLVNKGLIIRVGSGDSISIWTDPWIPAQSPRPAVSKGPF, via the exons ATGGGGTCGTATTTAGGGGTACCGGAGAGTCTGGGAGGGTCCAAGACGAAAGTTTTCTCTTACGTTCGAGATTGTTTACAAAGCCGTACAAATGGGTGGACAGCGAAACAACTGTCTAGAGGAGGGAAAGAGGTTATGATAAAGTCTGTCGCCACTACG TTGTGGCGACTGATTGAGGCTCCTGAGTCCCTTTTTGCATGGGTTTTTAAGGACAGGTATTACAGGAACTCAAATCCTATGGATCCTATTCGTTCTTATTCTCCATCCTATGGGTGGCAGAGTATTGTTTCAGCTAGATCTTTGGTCAACAAAGGACTGATTATACGGGTTGGCTCTGGTGATtccatttctatatggactGACCCATGGATACCAGctcaatccccaagaccagcTGTGAGTAAGGGACCTTTCTAG